A portion of the Rubritalea squalenifaciens DSM 18772 genome contains these proteins:
- the tnpA gene encoding IS200/IS605 family transposase, whose product MPQSFCQCYLHVVFSTKERYPFLSDQTFRTKTHAYLAEVAKRLGCTPVQAGGVEDHVHLLCILGKQVALTALVKELKRASTRWIRETGGAGLEKFSWQSGYGAFSVSASAVDEVKQYILHQEEHHQQMSFQDEYRSLLTKYGAKFDETYVWD is encoded by the coding sequence ATGCCCCAGTCCTTTTGCCAATGCTATCTTCATGTGGTCTTCTCTACCAAGGAACGTTATCCCTTTTTATCAGACCAAACCTTCCGGACTAAAACCCATGCTTATCTGGCCGAGGTGGCGAAGCGTCTCGGCTGCACACCTGTCCAAGCTGGCGGGGTAGAAGATCATGTCCACCTCCTATGTATTCTTGGTAAGCAGGTAGCATTGACCGCGCTCGTGAAGGAGCTGAAACGGGCTTCCACCAGATGGATCCGGGAAACAGGCGGAGCTGGATTGGAAAAATTTTCCTGGCAGTCGGGCTACGGAGCATTCTCAGTTTCGGCATCCGCGGTGGACGAGGTAAAACAATACATTCTCCACCAAGAAGAGCATCATCAGCAGATGAGCTTTCAGGATGAGTACCGCAGTTTGCTCACCAAATACGGGGCAAAGTTCGATGAAACCTATGTGTGGGACTAA
- a CDS encoding SHOCT domain-containing protein, whose translation MEDNIAEQLEKLAKLHSSGMLSEEEFARAKARILDEDEAPDADQPAPQAENAESRPKLNMPYPDPDRDPLPRPFNQVYRDNDLGRAANRWVSLQTVMSVIGVILFCIFALSFCSTQSKFERDFDRRWDSFPGNSSSPLSR comes from the coding sequence ATGGAAGACAACATTGCGGAGCAACTCGAGAAACTCGCCAAGCTGCATTCCTCCGGCATGCTCAGCGAAGAGGAGTTCGCCCGGGCCAAGGCCAGAATCCTCGACGAGGATGAAGCCCCGGATGCGGACCAGCCTGCACCCCAAGCTGAGAATGCTGAGTCCAGGCCGAAGCTCAACATGCCCTACCCGGATCCCGACCGCGACCCGCTCCCGCGCCCATTCAACCAAGTCTACCGTGACAATGACCTGGGCCGCGCCGCCAACCGCTGGGTCTCCCTGCAGACCGTCATGTCTGTCATTGGCGTGATCTTATTCTGCATCTTCGCACTCTCATTCTGCTCCACGCAGAGCAAATTCGAGCGCGACTTCGACCGCCGCTGGGACAGCTTCCCAGGCAATTCAAGCTCACCTCTTTCCCGCTAA
- a CDS encoding GNAT family N-acetyltransferase, which produces MHSFSNITIRPARASDLEWLDPFYESQMRPYVELTHEWDTAKFREYFAPEASSIIQEGGEDIGLLVVVEREDGFYIRDILLKPEWQGRGIGSHLLRQVLDRADRKGRQVRLRVLKGNPAIRLYHRLGFTEEEELENCYQLARLLRGV; this is translated from the coding sequence GTGCATTCATTTTCTAACATAACAATCAGGCCGGCGAGGGCGTCGGATCTGGAATGGCTGGATCCCTTCTATGAGTCACAGATGCGGCCCTATGTGGAGCTGACGCATGAGTGGGATACTGCAAAGTTCCGCGAGTATTTTGCGCCGGAGGCTTCTTCGATCATTCAGGAGGGAGGTGAAGACATCGGCCTGCTGGTGGTGGTGGAGCGGGAGGACGGCTTCTACATCCGGGATATTCTGCTCAAGCCGGAGTGGCAGGGCCGCGGGATCGGCAGTCACTTGCTGCGTCAGGTCCTGGACAGGGCGGACCGGAAAGGCCGGCAGGTCAGGCTGCGGGTGCTGAAGGGCAACCCGGCGATCCGCCTCTATCATCGGCTGGGGTTTACCGAGGAAGAGGAGCTGGAGAATTGCTATCAGCTGGCGAGGCTCCTGCGGGGAGTGTGA
- the tnpA gene encoding IS200/IS605 family transposase, giving the protein MSQSFCQCYLHVVFSTKERYPFLSDPTFRTKTHAYLAEVAKRLGCTPVQAGGVEDHVHLLCILGKQVALTELVKELKRASTRWIRETGEAGLEKFSWQSGYGAFSVSASAVDEVKQYILHQEEHHQRMSFQDEYRSLLAKYGAKFDEAYVWD; this is encoded by the coding sequence ATGTCCCAGTCCTTTTGCCAATGCTATCTTCATGTGGTCTTCTCTACCAAGGAACGTTATCCCTTTTTATCAGACCCAACCTTCCGGACTAAAACCCATGCTTATCTGGCCGAGGTGGCGAAGCGTCTCGGCTGCACACCTGTCCAAGCAGGAGGGGTAGAAGATCATGTCCACCTCCTATGTATTCTTGGTAAGCAGGTGGCATTGACCGAGCTCGTGAAGGAGCTGAAACGGGCTTCCACCAGATGGATCCGGGAAACAGGCGAAGCTGGATTGGAAAAATTTTCCTGGCAGTCGGGCTACGGAGCATTCTCAGTTTCGGCATCCGCAGTAGACGAGGTAAAACAATACATCCTCCATCAAGAGGAGCATCATCAGCGGATGAGCTTTCAGGATGAGTACCGTAGTTTGCTCGCCAAATACGGGGCCAAGTTCGATGAAGCCTATGTTTGGGACTAA
- a CDS encoding GNAT family N-acetyltransferase → MSTVIVRRIRDDEGALYREMRLAALKDSPQAFASTYEDALQRSDAWWQEQTRAAAAGPDRAIFLALDADPVGMAALYRDLDQPRQGELFQMWVAPERRGSGCARELLECALRWAEENGMTQVRAEVKQGNERVLAFYLANGFVHAGHAGADTVLMCGPCGA, encoded by the coding sequence ATGAGTACTGTGATTGTGAGAAGAATCCGTGACGATGAGGGGGCGCTCTACCGCGAGATGCGGCTGGCAGCGCTGAAAGATTCCCCGCAGGCCTTTGCCTCGACTTATGAGGATGCCTTGCAGCGGAGCGATGCCTGGTGGCAGGAGCAGACGCGTGCAGCGGCCGCAGGTCCGGACAGAGCCATCTTTCTGGCGCTGGATGCCGACCCGGTTGGCATGGCGGCTCTCTACCGGGATCTCGACCAGCCACGGCAGGGGGAGCTCTTTCAGATGTGGGTGGCGCCCGAGCGTCGTGGTTCCGGATGCGCTCGTGAATTGTTAGAGTGTGCGCTGCGCTGGGCAGAGGAAAACGGGATGACCCAGGTCCGAGCCGAGGTGAAGCAGGGCAATGAGCGTGTGCTCGCCTTTTATCTGGCGAATGGATTCGTGCACGCAGGACACGCCGGCGCGGACACGGTGTTGATGTGTGGCCCCTGCGGGGCATGA
- a CDS encoding 2'-5' RNA ligase family protein translates to MLLCVAYPRLSEADAEMIRAFRREHDQAYVDVIGAHWTLIFPGSTEGIGRDQLRDQVSSVAGRHAPVEFSCRHALVYNNDLTDEYHLFLVPDQGFSGISRLHDDLYSGLMRERLRLDIPYVPHIGIATSKDPDHLYDLATAWNEEGKTITGMVDSMTICSYVDGEIEDLETLDLAGIPLEITDW, encoded by the coding sequence ATGCTCTTATGTGTTGCTTATCCACGCCTGTCTGAAGCCGATGCGGAAATGATCCGTGCATTCCGCCGTGAACACGACCAGGCCTACGTGGATGTGATCGGGGCTCACTGGACGCTGATTTTTCCGGGGTCGACAGAGGGCATTGGCCGCGATCAGCTTCGGGACCAGGTCTCCAGCGTTGCCGGGCGCCATGCGCCGGTGGAGTTTAGCTGTCGCCATGCGCTGGTGTATAACAACGATCTGACGGATGAGTACCACCTTTTCCTAGTGCCAGACCAGGGCTTTTCTGGGATCAGCCGCTTGCATGATGATCTCTACTCGGGCCTGATGCGTGAGCGCCTGAGGCTGGACATCCCTTACGTGCCGCACATCGGTATCGCCACCAGCAAGGATCCGGACCATCTCTACGATCTGGCGACGGCCTGGAACGAGGAGGGCAAAACGATCACTGGCATGGTGGACTCCATGACCATCTGTTCCTACGTGGACGGCGAGATCGAGGATCTGGAAACGCTGGACCTGGCGGGGATTCCTTTGGAAATTACTGATTGGTGA
- a CDS encoding tetratricopeptide repeat protein produces the protein MRNNITWETLYQEAKREFEAQNYRNAVSLLEEGLDLASDSLNYLQLLGGAYQANGQVMEAEQVFLQIHDIEPSFGSQFNLAECAFVRGDYALAQEEFKRALSMAPAEPIHRSIAAFKVIVSAGLAGSPIPDCYDQEFTDTGSHYNQLVHSIWDNDLERAHELIESPQTNSSDAGPYIDTLRTSGMIQDA, from the coding sequence ATGCGAAATAACATAACCTGGGAGACACTCTACCAAGAGGCCAAGCGTGAGTTCGAAGCCCAAAACTACCGGAATGCTGTCAGCCTACTCGAGGAAGGTCTGGACTTAGCCTCAGACTCGCTAAACTACCTTCAACTGTTAGGAGGTGCCTACCAGGCAAATGGGCAAGTGATGGAGGCCGAGCAAGTGTTTCTGCAGATACATGACATCGAACCCAGCTTCGGCAGTCAGTTCAATCTGGCCGAGTGCGCCTTTGTCCGAGGCGACTATGCACTCGCTCAGGAGGAATTTAAAAGAGCCTTGTCGATGGCTCCCGCGGAACCTATCCACCGCAGCATCGCCGCCTTCAAGGTCATCGTATCCGCCGGGCTCGCTGGCAGCCCCATACCGGATTGTTATGATCAGGAGTTTACCGACACCGGAAGCCACTACAACCAGCTCGTCCACAGCATCTGGGACAATGACTTGGAGCGCGCCCATGAACTTATCGAGTCACCACAGACCAACAGCTCAGATGCTGGTCCCTACATCGATACCCTCAGAACCTCCGGCATGATTCAAGATGCATAG
- a CDS encoding LamG-like jellyroll fold domain-containing protein, giving the protein MKQKPLRWSELTHRLLVHSGSDTKDASGKCAGPSPQHESCLLEKNQADRRPVYNSRSWSIALACSFGLLAHTGLLATPAYDWDFQTHYAHANAQPASLTSTQLSAIQQVDASYPGGFTYYNGTGLSQAQMDAVDAIRSKFALVRDSGTGVVTGRGIVMDGEGSGSQTNLSLPASFNGDFLPSVRALADYYKNASAAQAPTLEQLYYDLVEHFLDQNYLPGGQSVPGIGNGYTWRNNAPQVYRMAHSLPAAERDLLGLSMFYVSYGRSLLNDHASASTDIYLNYFPTAFKGLALIGDNEAKWQLLGLVRRGLDVSITGKEGNHKAQLVPLDGAVIHHDGHHISYAQYSFGSMVSYHKVMTQAGFTSDFTAEAVERFRSAALAWDFSTTGDYNPLHMQMRAGLRSGSSPTSSGFGRTVYFPTEVARLSAAFKGQTITEETELAYAAISKAGAGSTSLPVEWQSMSIPSNISSDSPLYTAALKGHYSHTTNGVSVHRGDGGDDWLVTLRGQHGHWRGGEAYDAMGLPDHFNVKSMHGALMVMPVGNNGRKPNEVDSGFQYEGWDYSYYPNVTTKDIPYADFLYWRTPAYFGGESNLMGSANLRKGGIWMYHAGHADKSAFFMGKRIVLVTNNITSSDTLHTGLIQQAHSDPGNQGIDLDGTVQTGTGSWSLPAGGGHEITDANGTGYYVHPLAGNPPVVAERGAQQWTYSLPAYYNGTGSAPSYTYASDWLNNMQQFDPTSGFFSKVWFDHGAAPQDQFVEYSVLVKPQPGELAAYATAMENPATAPVTINRSSKVHRFYDKASRTYAAAVFDATEQINEGELVSVSRPGAYIWRKEAGTLWLSCSSSETSDKSDFQIVLDGQWLLQAEEHTYQVSVAPYGGDTLVSLSYRQAAPQRIALRKVVPDTLVAHWDFNDASDPNRSCDVENNTLAAFEGGAAYSADAGGRTSSAGDRALDLGTSSSGQTARVAAVQFLKEAAQNDKLTISYWQKQSQTGYKNSSFWAVSPSSSAGQRGIQAHSPWSNDRIYFDCGGTSSSNRIWVNASSVLWTSWTHVAYVKDGGTASIYVNGSLLSSASGKSPLVTDFTELFIGSAQDGGNSLRGLLDDFAIYNTALDASQVSALAQGTAPDQIIVNQAPSASGATLSVPENTAGGVVLTTVSATDTDGGDALRYEILSGNAQGQFTIDYITGEISTTSLLDYESLANPVFSLSVQVTDLSGATDTAVIAITVTDIANDDSDADGLTDEWEVVHFGFVAVTTGAADSDGDGLSNEDEELYAMDPNNPDEDSDGLLDGEEILLGTDPYDPDTDDDTLPDGDEILFGTDPLVPDRELASPAVFFLDSFDDDATASTPVEGGISWTKTDILGAGDHGSVGVRPHNDGSGGMTVPTMSGSGKFLNGGRSTAFSYPVTDGMVEGYTYQLSVWGRRAGSSYPVARCYFGTAPTTPVAGSPGNIWPGSSWVEYTTSYTATAADAGQPLWLVLEGRRDASTGVTAWDDAKVTVTP; this is encoded by the coding sequence ATGAAACAAAAACCCCTACGGTGGAGTGAGCTCACCCACCGCTTGTTGGTTCACTCAGGCAGTGACACCAAGGATGCATCGGGCAAGTGTGCCGGGCCATCACCGCAGCATGAATCATGTTTGTTAGAAAAGAATCAGGCTGATCGTCGGCCTGTCTATAACTCACGCAGCTGGAGCATCGCGCTGGCGTGTTCGTTTGGTCTGCTGGCCCATACGGGCTTGCTGGCCACTCCGGCCTATGACTGGGATTTCCAGACCCACTATGCCCATGCGAATGCGCAGCCCGCCTCGCTGACGAGTACGCAGCTCAGCGCTATCCAGCAGGTGGATGCCAGCTATCCGGGCGGCTTCACCTACTACAATGGTACTGGCCTGAGCCAGGCCCAGATGGATGCGGTGGATGCCATCCGCAGCAAGTTTGCGCTGGTGCGTGACTCCGGTACCGGGGTGGTGACTGGACGCGGCATCGTGATGGATGGTGAGGGCAGTGGTTCACAGACGAACTTGAGCCTGCCCGCCAGCTTTAATGGCGACTTCCTGCCTTCTGTTAGAGCGCTGGCAGACTACTACAAGAATGCCTCCGCAGCCCAGGCACCCACGCTGGAGCAGCTCTACTACGATCTGGTAGAGCATTTCCTGGATCAGAATTATCTGCCCGGAGGCCAGTCTGTACCGGGGATAGGCAATGGCTACACCTGGCGGAACAATGCCCCTCAGGTCTACCGCATGGCTCACTCCCTGCCGGCGGCCGAGCGTGATCTGCTGGGCCTGAGCATGTTCTATGTGTCTTATGGCAGGAGCTTGCTGAATGATCATGCCAGTGCTTCTACAGATATTTATCTGAACTACTTCCCGACGGCCTTCAAGGGGCTGGCACTGATCGGGGATAACGAGGCGAAGTGGCAGCTGTTAGGACTGGTGCGGCGCGGGCTGGATGTCTCGATCACAGGGAAGGAAGGGAACCACAAGGCGCAGCTGGTGCCGCTGGATGGCGCGGTGATCCATCATGACGGTCACCACATTTCCTATGCCCAGTATTCCTTTGGGTCGATGGTTTCCTACCACAAGGTGATGACTCAGGCGGGCTTCACCTCAGACTTCACGGCGGAGGCGGTGGAGAGATTCCGCAGTGCCGCGCTGGCCTGGGACTTTTCCACGACGGGGGACTACAACCCGCTGCACATGCAGATGCGGGCGGGCCTGCGTTCGGGATCTTCGCCGACCAGTAGCGGATTCGGCAGGACGGTGTATTTCCCTACGGAGGTGGCGCGCCTCAGTGCCGCCTTCAAGGGCCAGACCATCACGGAGGAGACCGAGCTGGCCTATGCCGCCATTTCCAAGGCGGGCGCTGGCAGTACCTCCCTGCCCGTGGAGTGGCAGAGCATGAGCATTCCGTCTAACATAAGCAGTGATTCACCGCTCTACACAGCGGCGCTGAAAGGGCACTACTCGCATACGACCAATGGGGTCTCTGTCCATCGTGGCGATGGCGGGGACGACTGGCTGGTCACGCTGCGCGGCCAGCATGGCCACTGGCGTGGTGGCGAAGCCTATGATGCGATGGGGCTGCCGGATCATTTTAATGTGAAAAGCATGCACGGCGCGCTGATGGTGATGCCGGTGGGGAACAATGGCCGCAAGCCGAACGAGGTGGACTCCGGCTTCCAGTACGAAGGCTGGGACTATTCCTACTACCCGAATGTCACCACCAAGGACATTCCCTATGCGGACTTTCTATACTGGCGTACTCCGGCTTACTTCGGCGGTGAGAGTAATCTGATGGGCAGTGCAAATCTGCGTAAGGGCGGCATCTGGATGTACCACGCCGGGCACGCGGACAAGAGCGCCTTTTTCATGGGCAAGCGCATCGTGCTGGTGACGAATAACATCACCTCCAGCGACACCCTGCACACCGGACTGATCCAGCAGGCACACAGCGATCCTGGCAACCAGGGAATTGATCTGGATGGCACGGTGCAGACGGGGACGGGTTCCTGGTCCCTGCCGGCAGGTGGCGGCCATGAGATCACGGATGCCAATGGCACCGGCTACTACGTGCACCCGCTGGCTGGCAATCCGCCGGTGGTGGCGGAGCGCGGCGCTCAGCAGTGGACCTATTCTCTGCCCGCCTACTACAATGGCACTGGCTCGGCGCCGAGCTACACCTACGCCAGCGACTGGCTCAATAACATGCAGCAGTTTGATCCGACCTCGGGCTTCTTTTCCAAGGTCTGGTTTGATCACGGGGCCGCGCCTCAGGACCAGTTCGTGGAGTACTCCGTGCTGGTGAAGCCGCAGCCCGGTGAGCTGGCGGCCTATGCCACGGCCATGGAAAATCCTGCCACCGCGCCGGTGACCATCAACCGCAGCTCGAAGGTGCACCGTTTCTACGACAAGGCGAGCCGCACCTACGCTGCCGCCGTCTTTGATGCTACCGAGCAAATCAATGAAGGCGAGCTCGTCTCCGTTAGCCGTCCGGGCGCCTACATCTGGCGCAAGGAAGCAGGCACGCTGTGGCTCAGCTGCAGTTCCTCGGAGACCTCGGACAAGTCGGACTTCCAGATCGTGCTAGATGGCCAGTGGCTGCTGCAGGCTGAGGAGCACACCTATCAGGTGAGTGTGGCCCCCTATGGTGGTGATACCTTGGTCTCGCTGTCCTACCGTCAGGCCGCACCGCAGCGCATCGCACTACGCAAGGTGGTGCCAGATACCCTGGTGGCTCATTGGGATTTCAATGACGCATCGGACCCTAACAGATCCTGTGACGTGGAGAACAATACGCTGGCTGCCTTTGAGGGTGGCGCGGCCTACTCGGCGGATGCCGGCGGCAGGACTTCTTCTGCCGGGGACCGTGCGCTCGACTTGGGCACTAGCTCCAGCGGTCAGACTGCGCGAGTCGCAGCCGTGCAGTTCCTGAAAGAAGCGGCCCAGAATGACAAGCTGACCATCAGCTACTGGCAAAAGCAGAGCCAGACAGGCTACAAGAACTCTTCCTTCTGGGCGGTGTCTCCGAGCAGCAGTGCGGGTCAGCGCGGCATTCAGGCCCACAGCCCCTGGAGCAATGACCGCATCTACTTTGACTGCGGCGGCACTTCCTCGTCTAACAGAATATGGGTAAATGCTTCCTCCGTTCTCTGGACCAGCTGGACCCACGTGGCCTATGTGAAGGATGGTGGCACCGCTAGCATTTACGTGAATGGCAGCCTGCTGTCCTCCGCCTCCGGAAAAAGCCCGCTGGTGACAGATTTTACCGAGCTCTTCATCGGTTCGGCACAGGATGGCGGAAATAGCCTGCGAGGTCTGTTAGATGACTTTGCGATCTACAATACCGCGCTGGATGCCAGCCAGGTGAGCGCGCTGGCACAAGGTACGGCGCCGGACCAGATCATCGTGAATCAAGCCCCGTCCGCCAGTGGTGCTACGCTGAGCGTGCCGGAAAATACCGCAGGCGGAGTCGTGCTCACCACCGTGAGTGCTACGGATACGGATGGCGGGGATGCGCTGCGCTACGAGATCCTCTCAGGCAATGCGCAGGGCCAGTTTACGATCGACTACATCACCGGAGAGATATCCACCACCAGCCTGCTGGACTACGAGAGCCTGGCCAATCCTGTCTTCTCGCTCAGCGTGCAAGTCACCGACCTGTCTGGTGCCACGGACACCGCCGTGATCGCCATCACCGTGACGGACATTGCCAATGATGATTCGGATGCCGACGGTCTGACCGATGAATGGGAAGTCGTCCATTTCGGCTTCGTAGCCGTTACCACCGGCGCAGCAGATAGCGACGGCGATGGCCTAAGCAATGAAGACGAGGAGCTCTACGCTATGGATCCCAATAACCCGGATGAAGATTCGGATGGACTGTTAGATGGCGAGGAAATCCTGCTTGGAACTGACCCCTACGATCCTGATACCGATGACGATACTCTGCCGGATGGTGACGAGATTCTCTTTGGCACGGACCCGCTGGTGCCGGATCGTGAGTTGGCTAGCCCGGCGGTCTTCTTCCTGGACAGCTTTGATGATGACGCCACGGCTTCCACTCCGGTAGAGGGTGGCATCAGCTGGACCAAGACGGATATCCTTGGCGCAGGTGATCATGGATCGGTAGGCGTACGCCCGCACAATGACGGCTCCGGTGGCATGACCGTGCCTACCATGAGCGGCAGCGGGAAATTCCTCAATGGCGGGCGCTCCACCGCCTTCTCCTACCCGGTGACGGATGGCATGGTGGAGGGCTACACCTATCAACTCAGCGTCTGGGGTCGCCGGGCGGGGAGTTCCTATCCAGTGGCGCGCTGCTACTTCGGCACCGCACCCACCACCCCCGTGGCGGGTAGCCCGGGGAATATCTGGCCGGGCAGCAGTTGGGTAGAATACACCACCAGCTACACCGCCACTGCGGCGGATGCCGGCCAGCCACTCTGGCTGGTACTAGAGGGCCGCAGGGATGCCAGCACAGGCGTCACCGCCTGGGACGATGCCAAAGTCACCGTCACTCCCTAA